One Robbsia sp. KACC 23696 DNA segment encodes these proteins:
- a CDS encoding NTP transferase domain-containing protein, which produces MRAIILAAGIGQRLGLAGIGSDKPATAVAGTLPDQSGTAHSAPVDTTPPPKCLLRFAPVSSDGGTPAPSMTLLERHLHLLHAVGITDITVVVGHEHQQIAAEIERLDWQPRPALVLNPQYTLGSVVSLAAAADQMIDAPYDVLVMDADVLYDGRMLDALVGDDARQAGESPRHADRLLIDRGFEPGDEPVKLCLREGRPVELRKKVAEGLVYDTVGESVGFFRFSPTRAAQLAALCRAYVADGRGSAPHEEAVRDLLLEHGEHFTAADATGLPWLEIDFPVDVARARDIILPLLQPVI; this is translated from the coding sequence ATGCGCGCCATCATTCTCGCCGCCGGAATCGGCCAACGCCTGGGTTTGGCCGGCATCGGTTCGGACAAGCCCGCCACCGCGGTCGCCGGAACGCTCCCGGATCAGTCGGGCACCGCACATAGCGCGCCTGTCGACACGACGCCGCCCCCAAAATGCCTGTTGCGCTTCGCCCCGGTGTCGTCGGACGGTGGTACGCCCGCGCCGTCGATGACGCTCCTCGAACGGCACCTGCATCTGCTCCACGCCGTCGGCATCACCGACATTACCGTCGTCGTCGGACATGAACACCAGCAGATCGCGGCCGAAATCGAGCGTCTGGATTGGCAACCTCGTCCCGCGCTGGTCTTGAATCCACAATACACCTTGGGCAGTGTCGTGAGCCTTGCCGCCGCGGCCGACCAGATGATCGATGCGCCCTACGACGTCCTCGTCATGGATGCCGATGTCCTGTACGACGGCCGGATGCTCGATGCGCTGGTCGGTGACGACGCGCGGCAAGCGGGCGAATCGCCGCGGCATGCAGACCGACTATTGATCGATCGTGGCTTCGAGCCCGGCGACGAGCCGGTCAAACTTTGCCTTCGCGAAGGTCGTCCGGTCGAATTACGCAAGAAAGTCGCCGAAGGACTGGTCTACGACACCGTGGGCGAATCGGTCGGTTTCTTCCGTTTCTCGCCGACGCGCGCCGCGCAGTTGGCCGCCCTATGTCGCGCCTATGTCGCGGACGGTCGTGGCAGTGCACCGCACGAAGAAGCGGTGCGCGACCTGTTGCTCGAACACGGCGAGCACTTTACCGCAGCCGACGCCACCGGCCTGCCCTGGCTTGAAATCGACTTCCCGGTGGATGTGGCGCGTGCGCGCGACATCATCCTGCCGCTCCTTCAACCTGTCATCTGA
- a CDS encoding TetR/AcrR family transcriptional regulator, which yields MARTGRPRTFDRDAALTQAMHLFWEHGYESTSLTQLKAAIGDGISAPSFYAAFGSKQTLFEEAVQHYLATHGQVTACLWDASLTPRAAVETALRRSAKMQCERGHPKGCMVALGTMSATSCENAGVTSALTLSRQRTRAGLAARIQAAIDNGSLPASMNAAALTAAFDGFLLGLSPMARDGVAHEVLDASITQMMALWDASPRGDSR from the coding sequence ATGGCGCGCACCGGTCGCCCACGCACGTTCGATCGCGACGCCGCGTTGACCCAGGCCATGCATCTTTTCTGGGAGCATGGCTATGAATCGACGTCCCTCACGCAGCTGAAGGCGGCGATCGGCGACGGCATTTCCGCTCCCAGCTTCTACGCTGCCTTCGGCTCGAAGCAAACACTGTTCGAAGAGGCGGTACAGCATTACCTCGCCACCCATGGACAGGTCACGGCCTGCCTGTGGGACGCGTCATTGACACCGCGCGCCGCGGTGGAAACCGCACTGCGTCGCTCGGCCAAGATGCAATGCGAGCGTGGGCATCCGAAGGGCTGCATGGTGGCGCTGGGCACGATGAGCGCCACGTCATGCGAAAACGCCGGCGTCACGTCGGCATTGACTTTGTCGCGTCAACGCACCCGCGCCGGGCTAGCGGCGCGGATCCAAGCGGCGATCGATAACGGCAGCTTGCCCGCAAGCATGAACGCCGCGGCCCTGACCGCTGCGTTTGACGGTTTCCTGCTTGGGCTGTCGCCGATGGCGCGCGATGGCGTGGCGCATGAGGTCCTGGATGCATCGATCACGCAAATGATGGCGCTGTGGGACGCGTCGCCGCGCGGCGACTCTCGATAA
- a CDS encoding winged helix-turn-helix domain-containing protein, translating to MSRPADIYLRFLRLAEAIKGLPSLPALDPLEERILQLIARRQDAQERLSVRDMIALSEFGSPTMLHRRLKSMRAKGWIMLLDTEDTRRKQLSLTPAAMQHLDSLSQCLVQAVGKQA from the coding sequence TTGAGCCGCCCCGCCGACATCTACCTACGCTTTCTTCGCCTTGCGGAAGCCATAAAGGGACTACCGTCCCTGCCTGCCCTCGATCCGCTGGAGGAACGCATTCTGCAGTTGATTGCCCGCCGTCAAGACGCACAAGAACGTCTCTCGGTGCGTGACATGATCGCGCTGAGTGAATTCGGCTCGCCGACGATGTTGCATCGTCGCTTGAAGTCGATGCGGGCCAAAGGCTGGATTATGTTGCTCGACACGGAAGATACGCGCCGCAAGCAGTTGTCGCTTACGCCCGCAGCGATGCAGCACCTCGATTCGCTGTCTCAGTGCCTGGTTCAGGCCGTCGGAAAGCAAGCCTGA
- a CDS encoding 2-aminoethylphosphonate aminotransferase, with protein MNAPTPAPVAGTTATASDRPAPLLLNPGPVTLSERVRRALLQPDLCHRESEFFDLQDEARARLLRVYDLPATQWAPVLLTGSGTAAVEAMISSLIPADGRLLVIENGVYGERISAIATRHGIASEALHGEWGADIDLAALTARLDATPAITHVAVVHHETTTGRLNPLDKIGGLCRQRGIGILLDAVSSFGAEAIDFENGGIVAAAAGANKCLHGVPGACFVLARHEALAAGHPRTMYLDLAAWERAQAQRGTPFTPSVHAYYALLEALREFEDEGGLAARHARYAALAEHVRAGLATLGIAALLPAEQSSVVLRSYRLPEGIDYPTLHDGLKAAGFVIYAGQGVLSQTMFRISTMGALSDADMQRLIDAVASIVSTAAAPAPAR; from the coding sequence ATGAATGCACCGACACCTGCCCCCGTCGCCGGCACCACGGCCACCGCCAGCGATCGGCCCGCACCGCTGCTGCTGAATCCCGGCCCGGTCACTTTGTCGGAGCGCGTGCGACGCGCCTTGCTGCAACCGGACCTGTGCCACCGCGAAAGCGAATTCTTCGATCTTCAGGACGAGGCGCGTGCGCGCCTTTTGCGCGTCTATGATCTGCCCGCCACGCAATGGGCACCCGTGCTGCTGACGGGCTCGGGAACGGCGGCGGTGGAAGCGATGATCTCGTCGCTGATCCCCGCCGACGGGCGTTTGCTCGTCATCGAAAACGGCGTATATGGCGAGCGGATCAGCGCCATCGCCACGCGCCACGGGATTGCGTCTGAGGCGCTGCACGGTGAATGGGGTGCGGACATCGATCTCGCCGCCTTGACGGCGCGACTTGATGCCACACCGGCCATCACGCATGTCGCGGTGGTACATCATGAAACGACGACGGGCCGCCTGAACCCGCTGGATAAGATCGGCGGGCTGTGTCGGCAACGCGGCATCGGCATCTTGCTGGATGCCGTCAGCAGTTTCGGCGCCGAAGCGATCGACTTTGAAAACGGCGGCATTGTCGCCGCCGCCGCCGGTGCGAACAAATGCCTTCATGGCGTGCCGGGCGCTTGCTTCGTCCTGGCGCGCCACGAAGCGCTGGCTGCCGGCCATCCTAGAACGATGTATCTCGACCTCGCGGCCTGGGAGCGCGCGCAAGCGCAACGTGGCACGCCTTTCACGCCATCGGTGCACGCCTACTACGCGCTGCTCGAAGCGCTGCGAGAGTTCGAGGATGAAGGCGGATTGGCTGCGCGTCACGCACGATATGCGGCCCTCGCCGAACACGTTCGGGCCGGCCTGGCGACATTGGGCATCGCGGCCTTGCTACCGGCCGAGCAGTCGTCTGTCGTATTGCGCAGTTACCGCCTGCCGGAAGGCATCGACTATCCGACGCTGCATGACGGGCTCAAAGCCGCTGGCTTTGTCATCTATGCCGGTCAGGGCGTCTTGTCCCAGACGATGTTCCGCATCTCGACGATGGGCGCGCTGAGCGATGCGGATATGCAACGATTGATCGACGCCGTGGCGTCGATCGTCTCGACCGCGGCCGCGCCCGCGCCCGCGCGCTGA
- a CDS encoding carbonic anhydrase — protein sequence MSPATEPTTGGAQGNAADTAAPHSTSGTCHCGSDHTIESLLDGVARFQNETFLTQREEFEALSEGQAPHTLFITCADSRVAPELITNARPGEIFVCRNIGNIVPAYGEMLGGVSAVIEYAVLALKVNHIIVCGHTNCGAMKALSAGPQLLAESMPTVRAWLRNAESARSVLMATRGEEAIHDHDALAFENVSTQLTHLRTHPSVAARLADGSLKIHGWVFNIGSPRIAVRDDAGLWYSDIRGTADAAAQTGGEAPS from the coding sequence ATGTCCCCTGCCACGGAGCCCACGACCGGTGGCGCGCAAGGCAACGCCGCGGATACCGCCGCGCCGCATAGCACCAGCGGCACCTGTCATTGCGGCAGCGACCACACGATCGAATCATTGCTCGATGGCGTTGCCCGGTTCCAGAACGAAACCTTCCTTACCCAGCGGGAAGAATTCGAAGCGCTGTCCGAAGGACAGGCGCCGCACACCTTGTTCATTACGTGCGCGGACAGTCGCGTCGCGCCGGAGCTGATCACGAATGCGCGTCCGGGCGAAATTTTCGTCTGCCGCAATATCGGCAACATCGTGCCGGCTTATGGCGAGATGTTGGGTGGCGTGTCGGCGGTGATCGAATATGCCGTGCTGGCACTCAAGGTGAACCACATCATCGTCTGCGGTCACACGAACTGCGGCGCGATGAAAGCATTGAGCGCGGGCCCGCAGTTGTTGGCGGAATCGATGCCGACGGTGCGCGCATGGTTGCGTAATGCCGAGTCCGCGCGCTCGGTGCTGATGGCGACGCGCGGCGAGGAAGCGATCCACGACCACGATGCCTTGGCATTCGAAAACGTCTCGACGCAGTTGACGCATCTCCGTACGCACCCGTCGGTTGCCGCACGTCTCGCCGATGGCTCGCTGAAGATCCATGGCTGGGTCTTCAATATCGGCAGCCCACGGATTGCCGTGCGAGACGACGCAGGCCTCTGGTACAGCGACATTCGTGGCACGGCCGACGCTGCCGCTCAAACCGGCGGCGAAGCACCCAGTTGA
- a CDS encoding bestrophin family ion channel: MVILQNSRLRSLLHYVGWHLLSLFVWDVFVVVMYTLYADIIGLHLPPLPVTLFGSALVLFLSLRNNAAYARWWEARTLWGAVVNSSRSFAREALTLIVDTPESRGLRRTLVIRQIAYASALRLHLLKKRSPDMLANIDGLDLDEQRHLTAHTNVPNAILNRHGQDVSEAWRAGWMNRFDRVRLEATMVDLSNAQGGLERICNTPLPKQYAQYPRLFVSAFCVILPLGLVDSLGIYTPLASTLVGFMLMTMEKMGNDLQDPFSNNVHDVPMASICRTIQIDLLESIGDRAPSPSRSVKGVLW; the protein is encoded by the coding sequence ATGGTGATTTTGCAAAATTCGCGGCTGCGATCGCTGCTCCACTATGTCGGATGGCATTTGCTGTCGCTATTCGTCTGGGATGTCTTCGTCGTCGTCATGTACACGCTGTACGCCGATATCATCGGCCTGCACCTGCCGCCGCTGCCGGTCACGTTGTTCGGCTCCGCGCTGGTGTTGTTTCTCAGCCTGCGCAATAACGCCGCCTACGCGCGTTGGTGGGAAGCGCGCACGCTGTGGGGCGCCGTGGTGAATTCATCGCGTAGCTTCGCGCGCGAAGCGTTGACGCTGATCGTCGACACGCCGGAGAGCCGGGGCTTGCGTCGTACGCTCGTGATTCGGCAGATCGCCTACGCAAGCGCGCTCCGCCTGCATCTGCTGAAGAAACGGTCGCCCGACATGTTGGCGAATATCGACGGGCTGGATCTCGACGAGCAGCGGCATCTGACCGCCCATACGAACGTCCCGAACGCCATTTTGAATCGGCATGGCCAGGACGTCTCGGAAGCCTGGCGCGCAGGCTGGATGAACCGTTTCGACCGCGTACGCCTGGAAGCCACGATGGTCGATCTGTCCAATGCGCAGGGCGGCCTCGAACGCATTTGCAATACGCCGCTGCCGAAACAGTATGCGCAATACCCCCGACTATTCGTTTCGGCATTCTGCGTGATCCTGCCTTTGGGCCTCGTCGACAGTCTGGGCATCTATACGCCACTCGCCTCCACGCTCGTCGGCTTCATGCTGATGACGATGGAAAAAATGGGCAACGACTTGCAGGATCCGTTCAGCAACAACGTGCACGACGTGCCGATGGCATCGATCTGCCGCACGATCCAGATCGATCTGCTGGAGTCGATCGGCGATCGGGCGCCGTCGCCATCCCGCTCGGTCAAGGGCGTGCTCTGGTAA
- the aepY gene encoding phosphonopyruvate decarboxylase produces the protein MPATTASRSIEAAQFVEAARARGFSRYAGVPCSYLTPFINYVIQDASLDYIGAANEGDAVAISAGVALGGERAVTMMQNSGLGNAVSPLTSLTWTFGLPQLLIITWRGEPGGASDEPQHALMGPITPTMLDTMDVAWELFPTDPAEVDAVLDRACAHMDATGKPYALLMKKGSVAPFPLQGSGAPTPRPMCVPETAYRSNGDAEPDTLLPIASRGSRTDALRRVAAASPLQSESPAGTVTSAPTKTVVLATTGFTGRELYALDDRANQLYMVGSMGCIATLGLGLARARPDVRVIAIDGDGAALMRMGLFATVGTYGSSNLLHLLLDNGAHDSTGGQATVSAGVGFAQIAAACGYASAADSDDLDVIERWIAGDDVAAETPSRDAGAQPVGARFLRIFTRPGSPETLPRPSVTPRQVRARLQHYLGITTTIAAEASGANQ, from the coding sequence ATGCCCGCCACGACGGCGTCGCGCTCGATCGAGGCGGCGCAATTCGTCGAAGCGGCACGCGCACGTGGTTTCAGCCGGTATGCCGGCGTGCCGTGCTCCTATCTGACACCGTTCATCAACTATGTCATCCAGGACGCCTCGCTCGATTACATCGGTGCGGCGAACGAAGGCGACGCGGTGGCCATCAGCGCCGGCGTGGCGCTGGGCGGCGAGCGGGCCGTCACGATGATGCAGAATTCCGGCTTGGGCAATGCGGTCAGTCCCTTGACCTCGCTGACCTGGACCTTCGGGCTGCCGCAATTGCTGATCATCACCTGGCGCGGTGAGCCGGGCGGTGCATCGGACGAACCGCAGCACGCCTTGATGGGACCGATCACGCCGACGATGCTCGACACGATGGACGTCGCCTGGGAACTGTTCCCCACCGATCCCGCCGAAGTCGACGCCGTGCTCGATCGCGCCTGCGCCCATATGGACGCCACCGGCAAGCCCTACGCCTTGCTGATGAAAAAGGGCAGCGTCGCGCCCTTCCCGCTGCAAGGCAGCGGCGCCCCGACGCCGCGCCCGATGTGTGTTCCAGAGACGGCCTACCGCAGCAACGGCGATGCCGAACCGGATACGCTGCTGCCGATCGCCTCGCGCGGCAGCCGCACCGATGCGCTGCGTCGTGTCGCGGCGGCATCGCCGCTACAGTCCGAATCGCCGGCAGGGACCGTCACGTCCGCGCCGACGAAAACCGTCGTCCTGGCCACCACCGGCTTTACCGGTCGCGAACTGTACGCGCTTGATGATCGCGCCAATCAGTTGTACATGGTCGGCTCGATGGGCTGCATCGCCACGCTCGGCCTCGGCCTGGCCCGCGCGCGACCGGACGTTCGCGTGATCGCCATTGATGGTGACGGTGCGGCACTGATGCGAATGGGCCTGTTTGCGACGGTCGGCACGTACGGCAGCAGCAATCTGCTGCATCTGCTCCTCGATAACGGCGCGCACGATTCGACCGGCGGCCAGGCCACTGTCTCGGCCGGCGTCGGATTCGCGCAGATTGCCGCCGCCTGCGGTTACGCCAGCGCCGCCGACAGCGACGACCTCGACGTCATCGAGCGCTGGATCGCCGGCGATGACGTCGCGGCCGAGACGCCGTCGCGCGATGCCGGCGCGCAACCCGTGGGGGCGCGCTTCCTGCGTATCTTCACGCGCCCGGGCAGCCCCGAAACGCTGCCGCGCCCGTCCGTCACGCCCCGTCAGGTTCGCGCACGTCTGCAGCACTACCTCGGCATCACCACGACGATTGCCGCGGAAGCATCGGGAGCGAACCAATGA
- the mutS gene encoding DNA mismatch repair protein MutS — protein MAKNVTDQGASPDNLAGHTPMMRQYWTLKQGHPETLLFYRMGDFYELFYEDAVKAARLLDLTLTQRGNSNGEPIKMAGVPHHAVEQYLAKLVKLGESVAICEQIGDPATSKGPVERKVVRVVTPGTLTDAALLADKRDAYLMALSFIAAKRGQPAVVGIAWLNLASGALRLSEVPPAALGALLERVRPAETLVADADLPPEWAATLSSAGATNGSGGANGAAGKVTRVPAWHFEPRNGQERLCQQLGVVSLDAFNAEKMHAAAGAAGALLIYANATQGRDLTHIQTLKVEHDAEFIGLDPATRRNLELTETLRGTDAPTLMSLLDTCGSSMGSRLLRHWLHHAPRDQRIAQFRHDAVGALLDPQRIGAIPDPHIGEQAAFATIRQTLARIADVERITARIALQSARPRDLSSLRDTLAALPVLQDLLRSFVAPEHWPRRAPPTQTAGDAAPSEPHVTLSAATDIDVDTSAEAAIDANAEPTHADVSGLPLLAALLRALAPPLETIALLRDAVADEPAAMVRDGGVIARGYDAQLDELRDISENCSQFLIDLEARERTRTGIANLRVEYNRVHGFYIEVTRGQTDKVPDDYRRRQTMKNAERYITPELKAFEDKALSAQERALSREKLLYEALLAAMLSHIPACQRVADALAHLDVLATFAERARTLGWQPPSLVQTPGFQIDAGRHPVVEAQIEQFIANDCQLSDQRRMLLVTGPNMGGKSTFMRQTALIVLLAYVGSFVPADRAMIGPVDRIFTRIGASDDLAGGRSTFMVEMTEAAAILNNAGDHSLVLMDEIGRGTSTFDGLALAWSIARHLLSHNRCFTLFATHYFELTQLPEQFAQAANVHLSAVEHDKGIVFLHTVSEGPASQSYGLQVAQLAGVPPAVIRSARKRLTELERQSAGHTRQVLPQLDLFAPRETHDAYETEWDRVEWETAEDRTRYATDGADGGRPKDDTPQPHAALLARLAAVHPDDLRPKEALDLLYELRALYDGTSATRDDSPVAP, from the coding sequence ATGGCAAAAAACGTGACAGATCAAGGCGCTTCCCCGGACAACCTGGCGGGCCACACGCCGATGATGCGTCAATATTGGACGCTGAAACAGGGACATCCGGAGACCTTGCTCTTCTACCGGATGGGCGACTTCTACGAGCTGTTCTATGAGGACGCGGTCAAGGCCGCGCGCCTTCTCGACTTGACGCTGACGCAGCGTGGCAATTCGAACGGCGAGCCCATCAAGATGGCGGGCGTGCCGCATCACGCCGTCGAACAATACTTGGCCAAGCTCGTCAAGCTCGGGGAATCGGTCGCGATCTGCGAACAGATCGGTGACCCGGCGACATCGAAGGGACCGGTCGAACGCAAGGTCGTGCGCGTCGTCACCCCGGGAACACTGACCGATGCGGCGCTGCTCGCCGATAAGCGTGACGCCTATTTGATGGCCTTATCGTTTATCGCGGCGAAGCGCGGCCAGCCGGCCGTCGTCGGCATTGCATGGCTGAACCTCGCCAGCGGCGCCTTGCGCCTGAGCGAGGTTCCCCCCGCTGCCCTAGGCGCGCTACTCGAACGCGTGCGGCCGGCGGAAACACTCGTCGCGGATGCCGACCTGCCGCCGGAATGGGCGGCAACGCTTTCGAGTGCCGGCGCGACGAACGGCAGCGGTGGCGCAAACGGTGCGGCGGGTAAGGTGACGCGCGTGCCGGCGTGGCATTTTGAGCCGCGCAATGGTCAGGAGCGTTTGTGCCAGCAGTTAGGCGTCGTCTCGCTGGATGCCTTCAACGCCGAGAAAATGCACGCCGCGGCTGGCGCCGCCGGTGCGCTGCTGATTTATGCGAACGCGACCCAAGGGCGCGACCTGACGCATATCCAAACGCTGAAGGTCGAGCACGACGCCGAGTTTATCGGCCTCGATCCCGCGACGCGTCGCAATCTCGAATTGACCGAAACCCTGCGCGGTACCGATGCACCGACCTTGATGTCGCTGCTGGATACCTGCGGATCGTCGATGGGAAGCCGACTGCTGCGGCACTGGTTGCATCATGCCCCGCGCGATCAGCGCATTGCCCAATTCCGGCACGACGCCGTCGGTGCGCTGCTCGATCCGCAACGTATCGGCGCGATTCCAGATCCGCATATCGGCGAACAAGCGGCATTCGCCACGATCCGTCAAACCTTGGCGCGCATCGCCGATGTCGAGCGCATCACGGCCCGTATCGCGCTGCAAAGCGCACGGCCGCGCGACCTCTCCAGCCTGCGCGATACACTGGCAGCGCTGCCCGTCCTGCAAGATCTGCTACGCAGCTTTGTCGCGCCGGAGCACTGGCCGCGACGTGCCCCGCCGACGCAAACCGCCGGCGATGCCGCACCGTCCGAACCGCACGTCACCCTGAGCGCGGCCACCGACATCGATGTGGATACGTCCGCCGAGGCCGCGATCGACGCCAACGCGGAGCCGACCCACGCGGATGTATCAGGCCTGCCGCTGCTGGCCGCGCTGCTGCGCGCGCTGGCACCGCCGCTGGAAACGATCGCCCTGCTGCGCGACGCCGTGGCCGACGAACCGGCTGCGATGGTCCGCGATGGCGGCGTCATCGCGCGCGGCTATGACGCGCAGCTGGATGAGCTTCGCGATATCTCGGAAAACTGCTCGCAATTTCTGATCGACTTGGAAGCCCGCGAGCGGACCCGCACCGGCATCGCCAATCTGCGCGTCGAATACAACCGCGTTCATGGCTTCTATATCGAGGTGACCCGCGGTCAGACGGACAAGGTGCCCGACGATTATCGTCGACGCCAGACGATGAAGAACGCCGAGCGCTACATCACGCCGGAACTGAAGGCATTCGAAGACAAGGCCCTTTCGGCGCAGGAACGCGCGCTCTCGCGCGAGAAGCTGCTGTACGAGGCCTTGCTCGCCGCGATGCTGTCGCACATTCCCGCCTGCCAACGCGTTGCCGACGCGCTGGCGCACCTCGATGTGCTGGCCACTTTCGCGGAACGGGCGCGGACCTTGGGCTGGCAGCCGCCGTCGCTCGTACAGACGCCCGGCTTCCAGATCGACGCGGGCCGTCATCCGGTGGTCGAAGCGCAGATCGAGCAGTTCATCGCGAACGACTGCCAGCTGTCCGATCAACGCCGGATGTTGCTGGTGACCGGGCCGAACATGGGCGGTAAGTCGACATTCATGCGCCAGACGGCCTTGATTGTCCTGCTGGCCTATGTCGGCAGTTTCGTTCCGGCGGACCGGGCGATGATCGGTCCCGTCGATCGCATCTTTACCCGCATCGGTGCATCCGACGATCTTGCCGGCGGCCGTTCGACCTTCATGGTCGAGATGACCGAAGCGGCCGCGATCTTGAACAACGCCGGCGATCACAGCCTGGTGCTGATGGACGAAATCGGCCGTGGCACGTCGACGTTCGACGGTCTCGCGCTGGCATGGTCGATTGCCCGCCATCTGCTGTCGCACAATCGCTGCTTCACCTTGTTCGCCACGCATTACTTCGAATTGACGCAGTTGCCGGAGCAGTTCGCACAGGCCGCGAACGTGCATCTGAGCGCCGTCGAGCACGACAAGGGCATCGTTTTCCTGCACACGGTCTCGGAAGGACCGGCAAGTCAAAGCTATGGCTTGCAAGTCGCGCAATTGGCCGGCGTACCGCCCGCCGTGATCCGCTCGGCCCGCAAGCGCTTGACCGAACTCGAACGACAATCGGCCGGGCACACGCGGCAAGTCCTGCCGCAACTCGATCTGTTCGCGCCGCGTGAAACGCACGATGCATACGAGACCGAATGGGATCGCGTCGAATGGGAAACCGCCGAGGACCGCACCCGTTACGCCACCGATGGTGCCGATGGTGGCCGTCCGAAGGACGACACGCCGCAGCCGCACGCGGCGCTGTTGGCCCGTCTTGCCGCCGTCCATCCGGACGACCTGCGCCCGAAGGA
- the aepX gene encoding phosphoenolpyruvate mutase — protein MNAPTNASLNASGNASAPLSRAAQLRRMLTSSQLEFIMEAHNGVSAKIVEEAGFKGIWASGLTMSAQFGVRDNNEASWTQVVDMLEFMSDASSLPILLDGDTGYGNFNNFRRLIHKLEQRSIAGVCIEDKLFPKTNSFIDGDRQPLADVDEFCGKIKAGKDSQSDPDFSIVARVEALISGWGMDEALRRAEAYHRAGADAILIHSKRAKADEIVTFAKEWADRCPLVIVPTKYYSTPTDVFRRANISLIIWANHLLRASIPAMQATAKEIHDSETLIEIEDRVTTVDEIFRLQGADEYSAAEKRYFAPSRPAPRAVVLAASRGDGLESLTLDKPKVMLPVGGKPLMRWLVDAFKKEAINEITVVAGYKAEAIDTPGIKKVLNAQYANSGELVSLAAAADAGPLFESDLFVTYGDLLFRQYILKDLLQQDAEICVVVDSSQADSGTDLAWCSAPDDRGLFGQNVSLRHIGNVPTGAQAPAAATGAPSGRWIGMLSVRGEGRAKVKAVLGTLRERADFSTLGMPALLNALTETGHAVRVLYVHGHWRGVNDLEDFRRAGEFAHGQQPIGSVSASDARGTDHA, from the coding sequence ATGAACGCACCGACCAACGCTTCTCTCAACGCTTCCGGCAACGCATCGGCGCCGCTATCGCGCGCCGCGCAGTTGCGCCGGATGCTGACTAGCTCGCAACTCGAATTCATCATGGAGGCGCATAACGGCGTCAGCGCGAAGATCGTCGAGGAAGCGGGTTTCAAGGGCATCTGGGCGTCGGGTCTGACGATGTCGGCCCAATTCGGCGTCCGCGATAATAACGAAGCCAGTTGGACGCAGGTTGTCGACATGTTGGAATTCATGTCGGACGCCAGCTCGCTGCCGATCTTGCTGGATGGCGATACGGGCTATGGCAACTTCAACAACTTCCGCCGCCTGATCCATAAGCTGGAACAGCGCAGCATCGCCGGCGTCTGTATCGAGGACAAGCTGTTCCCGAAGACCAACAGCTTTATCGACGGCGATCGCCAGCCGCTTGCCGACGTCGACGAATTCTGCGGCAAGATCAAGGCCGGTAAGGATTCGCAAAGCGATCCGGACTTCAGCATCGTCGCGCGCGTGGAAGCGCTGATCTCGGGTTGGGGCATGGACGAAGCGCTGCGCCGCGCCGAGGCCTATCACCGCGCTGGCGCCGACGCGATCCTGATCCACAGCAAGCGCGCCAAGGCCGACGAGATCGTCACGTTCGCGAAGGAGTGGGCCGACCGCTGCCCGCTCGTCATCGTGCCGACGAAGTACTACAGCACGCCGACCGATGTCTTCCGTCGGGCCAATATCAGCCTGATCATCTGGGCGAACCACTTGCTGCGCGCGTCGATTCCGGCGATGCAGGCAACGGCCAAAGAGATCCACGACAGCGAAACGCTGATCGAAATCGAAGACCGCGTCACGACCGTCGACGAAATTTTCCGTCTGCAGGGCGCGGACGAATACAGCGCGGCCGAGAAGCGCTATTTCGCTCCCAGCCGTCCGGCGCCGCGCGCGGTCGTCCTCGCGGCCAGTCGCGGGGATGGCCTCGAGTCGCTGACGCTCGACAAGCCGAAGGTCATGCTGCCGGTGGGCGGCAAGCCGCTGATGCGCTGGCTCGTCGATGCCTTCAAGAAGGAAGCGATCAACGAAATCACCGTCGTGGCCGGCTATAAAGCCGAAGCGATCGACACGCCGGGCATCAAGAAGGTACTGAACGCGCAATACGCCAACAGCGGCGAACTGGTCTCCCTGGCAGCGGCAGCCGATGCCGGTCCGCTGTTCGAGAGCGATCTGTTCGTCACCTATGGCGACCTGCTGTTCCGCCAGTACATCCTGAAAGACCTGCTGCAACAGGATGCCGAGATCTGCGTCGTGGTGGATTCGTCGCAAGCCGATTCGGGCACCGATCTGGCATGGTGCTCGGCGCCGGACGATCGCGGTCTGTTTGGTCAGAACGTGAGTCTGCGCCATATCGGCAATGTGCCGACTGGCGCCCAGGCCCCGGCTGCCGCTACCGGCGCGCCGTCGGGCCGTTGGATCGGCATGCTCAGCGTGCGTGGCGAGGGCCGTGCGAAGGTGAAGGCGGTATTGGGAACGCTGCGCGAGCGCGCCGATTTCAGCACGCTGGGCATGCCCGCCTTGCTGAACGCGCTGACCGAAACCGGCCACGCGGTGCGGGTGCTGTACGTGCATGGCCACTGGCGCGGCGTCAACGATCTGGAAGATTTCCGCCGTGCCGGCGAATTCGCCCATGGTCAGCAGCCGATCGGATCGGTGTCGGCCTCCGACGCACGGGGAACGGACCATGCCTGA